The proteins below come from a single Tigriopus californicus strain San Diego chromosome 3, Tcal_SD_v2.1, whole genome shotgun sequence genomic window:
- the LOC131877422 gene encoding hemicentin-1-like has translation MMSFCQGQDQEKRSCQAPCPVDGGWGSYSGWTSCVVPDRNCGDGGERWQERSCVNPIPRFGGIPCVGNGTVHEACNADCATSKDIRLHGLWGTDGAREECQNGHYVTAFKTKIAINQGLTGVRLRCNDPEGQEISSLEHENGSYGDFIHSCPGGYTQGKGMFQPSAGNDQVDRDCTCIEMYCSETDQWQKSICEEGTFQIKDKGPLSCESGQVICGIKTKVWLDGGDSSGVGSVLLRCCIKP, from the exons ATGATGTCTttttgccaaggccaagatcaaGAGAAAAGAAGCTGCCAGGCCCCATGCCCAG TGGATGGAGGATGGGGGTCATATTCAGGTTGGACTTCTTGCGTTGTGCCCGACCGCAATTGTGGAGATGGCGGTGAGCGATGGCAAGAACGAAGTTGTGTCAATCCCATACCCAGATTTGGAGGCATTCCATGCGTTGGAAATGGGACTGTGCACGAGGCTTGCAATGCAGACTGCGCAACAAGCAAAG ACATACGATTACATGGTCTGTGGGGAACTGATGGAGCTCGTGAAGAGTGTCAAAATGGCCATTATGTAACtgctttcaaaaccaaaatcgCAATAAATCAAGGCCTTACTGGGGTTCGTCTCCGATGCAATGATCCAGAAGGACAGGAGATCTCCAGTTTGGAGCATGAGAACGGGAGCTATGGAGACTTCATTCACTCATGTCCGGGTGGGTACACACAGGGCAAGGGAATGTTCCAGCCTTCTGCAGGAA ATGACCAAGTCGATAGGGACTGCACGTGCATTGAGATGTATTGTTCTGAGACTGAccaatggcaaaaatccaTATGCGAAGAGGGGACTTTCCAGATCAAAGACAAGGGACCATTGTCTTGTGAAAGTGGTCAAGTCATATGCGGAATAAAAACCAAAGTCTGGTTGGATGGAGGGGATTCCTCTGGCGTGGGAAGCGTGCTCCTGAGATGCTGCATTAAACCATAA